One window of Ralstonia pickettii DTP0602 genomic DNA carries:
- a CDS encoding phage tail protein, whose amino-acid sequence MAQFSVNTHRFDPYKNFKFRIKWDGRYVAGVSKIGALKRSTEVVEHREGGDPSTSRKSPGRTKYEALTLERGVTHDPEFENWANKIWHVGGGLGAEVSLKDFRKDVLIEIMNETGQVVLAYKVYRCWVSEFQAVADLDANANAVLIQTLKLENEGWERDLDVTEPAEPVTGA is encoded by the coding sequence ATGGCACAGTTTTCCGTCAATACCCACCGCTTCGATCCGTACAAGAACTTCAAATTCCGCATCAAGTGGGACGGGCGCTATGTCGCCGGCGTCAGCAAGATCGGCGCGCTCAAGCGCAGCACGGAAGTGGTCGAGCACCGCGAAGGCGGGGACCCGTCCACCTCGCGCAAGTCGCCCGGACGCACCAAGTACGAGGCGCTGACGCTGGAACGCGGTGTCACCCACGACCCGGAGTTCGAGAACTGGGCCAACAAGATCTGGCATGTCGGCGGAGGGCTCGGCGCCGAGGTCAGCCTGAAGGACTTCCGCAAGGACGTGCTGATCGAGATCATGAACGAGACCGGGCAGGTGGTCCTCGCCTACAAGGTATACCGCTGCTGGGTCTCGGAGTTCCAGGCGGTGGCCGACCTCGACGCCAATGCCAACGCGGTACTGATCCAGACCCTGAAGCTCGAAAACGAAGGCTGGGAGCGCGACCTGGATGTGACCGAACCGGCCGAGCCGGTCACGGGAGCTTGA
- a CDS encoding hypothetical protein (K06907: K06907) produces MVTVSYPGVYIQEKSSGVRTITGVATSIAAFIDWFPRGPLDEAVQCLSYADFEREFGGIHIDSPASYGIKQFFQNGGSECWVVRVGTTGSATATENAVEARAVVTDGPAGSGDPMFRVLAGRQIRGAVAVNPGSWGNAVMLDIDYETSDPANTFNLHVSEVVLQNGVRRLLRSETFRNLTMDSASPNFALAVVNAGSRIVQLDRRVLDGSADMADLPDPLTRPAATGTLGNELAAGAPDIPDDGDTFTVTVNGDVSPAVVRVSHTATLDYGGATPTTYQAVRPFVEAAIRATALLPAVTADSERAVLAGATVVLRGNGSASAPFRFLVQGGRTSPTYLAGATLDVVGPASGDLGFPAGLNPNIQQHQLAGGQDGIAPVEGPALTGEALTKTGLYALEDVDLVNILCIPRAADLAPNEMSALYSEATTYIAARRGFLLIDIPETTATLEAMQTWLADNDGLRNKNAAVYFPRTFAPDPANNNRLRSIAASGTIAGLYARTDASRGVWKAPAGTDARLQNVQALAYQLTDLQNGVLNPLAANCLRTFPVYGNLCWGARTLDGADQLASEWKYIPIVRLALFIEESLFRGTKWVVFEPNDEPLWAQIRLNVGVFMNGLFRQGAFQGMTRQEAYYVRCDKETTTQDDRNRGIVNIEVGFAPLKPAEFVVITIQQIAGALEP; encoded by the coding sequence ATGGTAACGGTCAGCTACCCCGGTGTGTACATCCAGGAAAAGTCCAGCGGCGTACGGACCATCACCGGCGTGGCGACATCCATTGCCGCGTTCATCGACTGGTTCCCGCGAGGTCCCCTCGACGAGGCGGTGCAGTGCCTGTCGTATGCCGACTTCGAGCGCGAGTTCGGCGGCATCCATATCGACAGCCCCGCCAGCTATGGCATCAAGCAGTTCTTCCAGAACGGCGGCAGCGAATGCTGGGTGGTGCGAGTCGGTACCACCGGCAGCGCCACGGCAACCGAAAATGCCGTGGAAGCACGGGCAGTGGTCACCGACGGGCCCGCGGGCAGCGGCGATCCGATGTTCCGCGTGCTGGCCGGCCGGCAGATCCGCGGTGCCGTCGCGGTCAATCCCGGCAGTTGGGGCAACGCTGTGATGCTCGATATCGACTACGAGACCAGCGACCCGGCCAACACCTTCAACCTGCACGTCAGCGAGGTCGTGCTCCAGAACGGCGTGCGCCGACTGCTGCGCAGCGAAACCTTTCGCAACCTGACGATGGACAGCGCCAGTCCGAACTTCGCGCTGGCGGTGGTCAATGCGGGCTCGCGCATCGTGCAGCTGGATCGGCGCGTGCTGGACGGATCGGCCGATATGGCGGACCTGCCCGACCCGCTGACGCGACCGGCCGCGACCGGCACGCTCGGCAACGAGCTGGCGGCAGGCGCGCCCGACATCCCCGACGATGGGGATACCTTCACGGTCACCGTCAATGGCGATGTTTCCCCGGCCGTGGTTCGCGTGTCGCACACCGCCACGCTGGACTACGGCGGCGCCACGCCCACCACATACCAGGCCGTGCGCCCCTTCGTCGAAGCCGCCATCCGCGCCACCGCGCTGTTGCCTGCGGTGACAGCGGACTCGGAGCGCGCCGTGCTGGCCGGCGCCACCGTGGTCTTGCGCGGCAACGGCAGCGCCAGCGCGCCATTCCGCTTCCTGGTACAGGGCGGACGCACCAGCCCCACCTACCTGGCGGGGGCCACGCTCGACGTGGTGGGGCCCGCCTCGGGCGACCTCGGCTTCCCCGCCGGCCTGAACCCCAACATACAGCAACACCAGCTCGCCGGAGGACAGGACGGCATTGCGCCGGTCGAGGGGCCCGCGCTGACTGGCGAGGCGTTGACCAAGACCGGGCTGTACGCGCTGGAGGATGTCGACCTGGTCAACATCCTCTGCATTCCTCGCGCCGCTGACCTGGCGCCGAACGAGATGTCCGCGCTGTACAGCGAAGCGACCACCTATATCGCCGCGCGGCGCGGCTTCCTGCTGATCGACATCCCCGAGACCACCGCCACCCTGGAAGCCATGCAGACGTGGCTCGCCGACAACGACGGCCTGCGCAACAAGAACGCGGCGGTCTATTTCCCGCGTACGTTCGCGCCCGACCCCGCCAACAACAACCGGCTCAGGAGCATCGCCGCGTCGGGCACCATCGCCGGGCTTTATGCGCGCACGGACGCCAGCCGCGGCGTATGGAAAGCCCCCGCCGGTACCGATGCCCGCCTGCAGAACGTGCAGGCGCTGGCCTATCAGCTGACCGACCTGCAGAACGGCGTGCTCAATCCACTGGCGGCGAACTGCCTGCGGACCTTCCCGGTGTACGGCAACCTCTGCTGGGGCGCTCGTACGCTGGACGGCGCCGACCAGCTCGCCAGCGAATGGAAGTACATCCCTATCGTGCGCCTGGCGCTGTTCATTGAGGAGTCGCTGTTCCGCGGCACGAAGTGGGTCGTGTTCGAACCCAATGACGAGCCGCTGTGGGCGCAGATCCGCCTCAATGTAGGCGTGTTCATGAACGGGCTGTTCCGCCAGGGGGCGTTCCAGGGAATGACGCGGCAGGAGGCGTATTACGTCAGGTGTGACAAGGAAACCACGACGCAGGACGATCGCAACCGCGGCATCGTCAATATCGAAGTCGGGTTCGCCCCGCTGAAGCCCGCGGAGTTCGTCGTCATCACGATCCAGCAGATCGCCGGCGCGCTGGAACCGTAA
- a CDS encoding hypothetical protein (K05028: CLCA2; calcium-activated chloride channel regulator 2) — translation MSSFDELLAETISTPGLLGASDMSQDEERKLFESENPPPETSMLLGTAIVSTRAMDMIVAFEVSSEAAYTRLYRHPVWPHGKSGVTIGIGYDIGYVTADVLATDWTGAIGDPAVGTLKLACGKTGEAAHQILPQMKSVDVPFTAADAVFKKTVMPRFIGRTLAALPPAAENLTPDCLGALVSLTYNRGASFNAAGDRYQEMRAIRDDIQAGRLADIPAQIRAMKRLWAGKPEMAGLLRRRDLEALLFEQGLA, via the coding sequence ATGTCTTCCTTCGACGAACTGCTCGCTGAAACGATTAGCACTCCGGGGCTGCTCGGGGCTTCTGACATGTCGCAGGATGAGGAACGCAAGCTCTTCGAGAGCGAGAATCCGCCCCCGGAGACCTCGATGCTGCTCGGTACGGCCATCGTCTCCACTCGCGCAATGGACATGATCGTCGCGTTCGAGGTGAGCAGCGAAGCCGCCTACACCCGGTTGTATCGCCATCCGGTATGGCCACACGGCAAGTCAGGCGTCACGATCGGCATCGGCTACGACATCGGCTACGTGACCGCGGACGTGCTGGCGACCGACTGGACCGGCGCGATCGGCGATCCTGCCGTCGGCACGCTGAAGCTCGCATGCGGAAAAACCGGCGAGGCTGCCCACCAGATCCTGCCGCAGATGAAGTCGGTAGACGTGCCGTTCACCGCCGCGGACGCGGTATTCAAGAAAACCGTCATGCCGCGCTTCATCGGCCGGACACTCGCGGCGCTGCCGCCTGCCGCGGAGAACCTGACGCCCGATTGCCTGGGCGCGCTGGTGTCGCTGACCTATAACCGGGGAGCTTCCTTCAACGCCGCCGGGGATCGCTACCAGGAGATGCGCGCCATCCGTGACGATATTCAGGCGGGACGCCTTGCCGACATCCCGGCGCAGATCCGTGCGATGAAGCGCCTGTGGGCGGGCAAGCCGGAGATGGCGGGCCTGCTGCGACGGCGCGACCTGGAAGCCCTGTTGTTCGAGCAGGGACTGGCCTGA
- a CDS encoding hypothetical protein (K00699: UGT; glucuronosyltransferase [EC:2.4.1.17]) produces MKPQDGGTRAVPAQLANSGDTGPKPDGGLTRGATLGQKRAAGAAATSVSALRVDVVNGNLKFFDAPVLVGHYRGSALMGTEAVMDWLIGNAMSTSMRLGRYPQELKTQQVFVNTSADRINPLRDVPRPKGIVVAGLGDEGHLRASGLAETVRLGVIAWAQHLTEAARPPGESVPWPASFSLAATLVGSGGTGMSPGQAARSVAEGVREANRLLASAGWPVVECLSLVELYLDRAAEAWRALQLLVQACPGRFVIKPFIRSSPGALLRPLDSSYRGADFDLITATTQVDVRGASSIIYTLDTRRARTEVRAVAAQGRLLRELVSVASSNTCNDDSVGRTLFKLLVPVEVRPFLAGASEMQIELDPGTAGIPWEMLDSGRDADAGENADYKPWAIRAKLLRKLRTQEFRRQVEDAGRRAPILVIGDPCTDDKRYPLLPGARREARAVSALLSRRLGADRQVKLLAAANDIDRGPDSRQVVATLLDGDWGIVHIAGHGQAASDEAAAADNGAGRAGGVVLSNGTFLGPEELARMQRVPELVFINCCHLAKTDTANLLGTCPTPSFHRPDFAASVAEALIKLGVRCVVAAGWAVDDAAAEIFATAFYRALLDGQRFLDAVAIAREAAYKLPSNTWAAYQCYGDPDWCLPGWMDVGPGGARAASEAPEEEKQRFAAAYAGIASPQGLLLALEMIQMELRVSGANVEQSARRLRYLHDTFGDPERNWARMGAVAEAFATAWREAGLLEEAAAWYQAAFKAADGKATLQSAEQLANVQVRLAWQRLRAVAATAGADVAALQSAVDASRELLLATMGQLAQLLALHRSMERLALCGSASKRLAMVERLAGRRDAEIAAIGETVRWYREAEAAAMAHGARNAYYPAINRCAAELVAHWTAGTEGDYAGDWEGLATASPERNHAEPDFWSRSALSELWVYQCAARRTLSDDLSSILADLGKLHRSLPAINNWRTVRDQADFVLPVYQRHADAAERAAAESLLQCLERWADPAPAGH; encoded by the coding sequence ATGAAGCCACAAGATGGCGGCACGCGGGCCGTCCCGGCCCAGCTCGCCAACTCAGGCGATACCGGGCCAAAGCCCGACGGCGGGTTGACACGGGGCGCGACGCTCGGACAGAAACGCGCCGCCGGCGCGGCGGCCACCAGCGTGTCCGCCTTGCGTGTCGACGTTGTCAACGGCAACCTGAAATTCTTCGATGCCCCCGTGCTGGTGGGCCACTATCGCGGTAGCGCGCTGATGGGTACCGAGGCCGTCATGGACTGGCTGATCGGCAATGCCATGTCGACCTCGATGCGGCTGGGGCGCTATCCGCAGGAACTGAAGACGCAGCAGGTCTTCGTCAATACCAGCGCGGACAGGATCAACCCCCTGCGCGACGTGCCGCGTCCCAAGGGCATTGTCGTAGCCGGTCTCGGCGACGAGGGGCATCTGCGCGCCAGCGGGCTGGCCGAGACGGTGCGGCTCGGCGTCATCGCCTGGGCACAGCATCTGACTGAAGCCGCGCGCCCTCCGGGCGAGTCGGTGCCCTGGCCGGCTTCATTCTCGCTCGCCGCGACGCTGGTTGGCAGCGGCGGCACCGGGATGTCGCCCGGCCAGGCTGCGCGCTCGGTGGCCGAAGGAGTGCGTGAGGCCAACCGCCTGCTGGCTTCCGCGGGCTGGCCTGTGGTGGAGTGCCTGAGCCTGGTCGAGCTGTACCTGGACCGGGCCGCGGAGGCGTGGCGGGCACTGCAGCTGCTGGTCCAGGCCTGTCCGGGGCGCTTTGTCATCAAGCCCTTTATCCGCAGTAGCCCAGGTGCGCTGCTGCGGCCGCTGGATTCCAGCTATCGGGGCGCGGACTTCGACCTGATCACGGCGACCACGCAGGTCGACGTCCGAGGCGCTTCCTCCATCATCTATACGCTTGATACCCGGCGTGCACGTACCGAAGTGCGTGCCGTGGCGGCGCAGGGCCGCCTCCTGCGCGAACTGGTAAGCGTGGCGTCGTCGAATACCTGCAACGACGACAGTGTCGGACGTACGCTGTTCAAGTTGCTGGTTCCGGTCGAAGTGCGGCCGTTTCTTGCCGGCGCCAGCGAAATGCAGATCGAGCTGGACCCCGGAACCGCCGGTATTCCGTGGGAGATGCTCGACAGCGGGCGGGATGCCGACGCCGGCGAGAACGCCGACTACAAGCCGTGGGCGATCCGCGCCAAGCTGTTGCGCAAGCTGCGCACGCAAGAGTTCCGCCGGCAGGTGGAAGACGCCGGGCGGCGCGCGCCGATCCTCGTGATCGGTGATCCGTGCACGGACGACAAGCGCTATCCGCTGCTGCCCGGCGCGAGGCGAGAGGCGCGTGCGGTGTCGGCGCTCTTGTCAAGGCGGCTCGGCGCCGACCGTCAGGTAAAACTCCTTGCGGCGGCCAACGACATCGACCGCGGGCCAGACAGTCGACAGGTCGTGGCGACGCTACTCGACGGCGACTGGGGCATCGTTCACATTGCAGGCCACGGCCAGGCGGCCAGCGACGAGGCGGCGGCAGCGGACAACGGGGCAGGGCGGGCAGGTGGCGTCGTCCTTTCCAACGGGACTTTCCTCGGGCCAGAGGAACTCGCGAGGATGCAGCGCGTGCCCGAACTGGTGTTCATCAACTGCTGCCATCTGGCGAAGACGGATACGGCAAACCTGCTGGGCACCTGCCCGACGCCATCCTTTCATCGGCCGGATTTCGCCGCCAGCGTGGCCGAAGCCCTCATCAAGCTCGGCGTGCGCTGCGTGGTGGCCGCAGGTTGGGCCGTCGATGATGCGGCGGCCGAGATATTTGCCACCGCGTTCTATCGCGCCCTGCTGGACGGCCAGCGCTTCCTCGATGCGGTCGCGATTGCCAGGGAGGCGGCGTACAAGTTGCCCAGCAATACCTGGGCAGCCTATCAGTGCTACGGCGACCCGGACTGGTGCCTCCCGGGCTGGATGGACGTAGGCCCGGGCGGCGCCCGGGCGGCCAGCGAGGCACCAGAGGAAGAGAAGCAGCGCTTCGCAGCAGCCTATGCCGGCATTGCGTCGCCGCAGGGACTGCTCCTTGCCCTCGAGATGATCCAGATGGAATTGCGCGTGAGCGGGGCCAATGTGGAGCAGTCCGCCAGGCGCCTGCGCTATCTGCACGATACCTTTGGCGACCCGGAGCGCAACTGGGCACGCATGGGCGCAGTGGCCGAAGCGTTTGCAACGGCCTGGCGGGAGGCCGGCTTGCTCGAGGAAGCCGCCGCCTGGTATCAGGCCGCCTTTAAGGCGGCGGACGGTAAGGCGACCCTGCAGTCCGCCGAGCAGCTGGCGAACGTGCAGGTGCGGCTGGCATGGCAGCGCCTGCGCGCCGTCGCTGCCACTGCCGGCGCAGACGTCGCCGCGCTGCAATCTGCCGTCGACGCTTCCAGGGAACTGCTGCTTGCAACCATGGGGCAGCTGGCACAGCTGCTCGCGCTGCACCGGTCGATGGAGCGGCTCGCGCTGTGCGGCTCGGCCAGCAAGCGGCTGGCGATGGTCGAGCGCCTGGCCGGCCGCCGCGATGCCGAAATTGCTGCCATTGGTGAAACCGTGCGGTGGTACCGGGAAGCCGAGGCGGCCGCCATGGCGCACGGCGCTCGCAACGCCTACTACCCGGCCATTAATCGCTGCGCGGCGGAGCTTGTCGCGCACTGGACAGCGGGAACGGAGGGTGATTACGCGGGCGACTGGGAAGGGTTGGCGACGGCATCGCCGGAGCGGAACCATGCCGAGCCGGACTTCTGGAGCCGGTCGGCCTTGAGCGAGTTGTGGGTTTACCAGTGCGCCGCGCGGCGCACCCTGTCAGATGACTTGTCGTCGATCCTCGCGGACCTGGGCAAGCTGCACAGGAGCCTGCCGGCCATCAACAACTGGCGTACCGTGCGCGACCAGGCCGACTTCGTCCTGCCGGTCTACCAGCGGCATGCCGACGCGGCAGAGCGGGCCGCAGCCGAATCGCTGTTGCAATGCCTGGAGCGCTGGGCGGACCCCGCCCCGGCGGGCCATTGA
- a CDS encoding ABC transporter substrate-binding protein, which produces MKIRSLSGGRRAVLFTAAALCVLPLGARAQGSYPSKPVRLIVAYPAGGLTDTLARALADGLGKRLGQTLVVENKGGAGGIIGTDQAAKSPPDGYTLLLTIPGPITANLALYKKLPYDPRTDLRPISDVATARTVLAVNTAVPVRTVSDLIAYAKKEPGKLRMGSWGPGTQPHTIQTYMAKTYGVDILHVPYRGEGPMVTDLLAGQINVTVGSVTALQQHFAGGRLRPLAVAGSHRARALPNVPTFAEAGYPDEAYRLTGPITLMAPARTPQPIIDRLGREVSALVKSPEFSQRIEDMGAEPIGNLPAEAESGYKAYLPVVMKLTADTGVTLD; this is translated from the coding sequence ATGAAAATCCGCAGCCTGTCAGGCGGGCGGCGTGCCGTCCTGTTCACGGCGGCGGCCCTGTGCGTGCTGCCGCTTGGCGCACGGGCCCAGGGCAGCTACCCGAGCAAGCCGGTGCGCCTGATCGTGGCCTACCCGGCCGGTGGCCTGACCGACACCCTGGCGCGCGCGCTGGCAGACGGCCTGGGCAAGCGCCTGGGCCAGACCCTGGTGGTGGAGAACAAGGGCGGCGCGGGCGGCATCATCGGCACCGACCAGGCGGCCAAGTCGCCGCCCGACGGCTACACGCTGCTGCTGACCATCCCTGGCCCGATCACCGCCAACCTGGCCCTGTACAAGAAACTGCCCTACGATCCGCGCACCGACCTGCGCCCGATTTCCGACGTGGCCACCGCGCGCACCGTGCTGGCGGTCAACACCGCCGTGCCGGTCAGGACCGTGAGTGACTTGATCGCCTATGCGAAAAAGGAACCCGGGAAGCTGCGCATGGGTTCCTGGGGACCCGGCACCCAGCCGCACACCATCCAGACCTACATGGCCAAGACGTATGGGGTGGACATTCTCCACGTGCCCTACCGTGGCGAGGGCCCGATGGTGACCGACCTGCTGGCCGGCCAGATTAATGTCACGGTGGGTTCGGTCACCGCCCTGCAGCAGCACTTCGCCGGCGGCCGGCTAAGGCCCCTGGCGGTTGCCGGCTCGCATCGCGCCAGGGCGCTGCCCAACGTGCCCACCTTTGCCGAGGCCGGCTATCCCGACGAGGCTTACCGCCTTACCGGACCGATCACCCTGATGGCCCCGGCCAGGACGCCCCAGCCCATCATCGACCGCCTGGGCCGCGAGGTCAGCGCGCTGGTGAAAAGCCCGGAGTTCTCGCAGCGCATCGAGGACATGGGCGCCGAGCCCATCGGCAATCTGCCTGCCGAAGCCGAAAGCGGCTACAAGGCGTACCTGCCGGTGGTGATGAAGCTGACCGCCGATACCGGGGTGACGCTGGACTGA
- a CDS encoding IclR family transcriptional regulator, with the protein MNIPVEQFIAERRREDPSFGGLLAKGFALLRCFIDEPRPQGNGELAQRLQLPRATVSRICRTLFELGYLDWDPKLDKYFVSAQVLALGYPYLTGLQVRHVARPLMQALADRIEGAVSMGVAHRLDVTYLQSCTHNEGTPARPGTGAVRSVLSTAMGRAYLCTLSKAQFESLMAAAREERPEEYAAFYDTLCHNVAHYPKRGFALNEGDAGIGVHGVGVYSRIHYLNRPLLFNCALSGSQVKRGMMEKKVAPLLMEMVRSIEAATGLRQ; encoded by the coding sequence ATGAACATTCCAGTCGAACAATTCATCGCCGAGCGCCGCCGCGAGGACCCGTCCTTCGGCGGCCTGCTGGCCAAGGGCTTTGCCTTGCTGCGCTGCTTCATCGATGAGCCGCGTCCCCAGGGCAACGGCGAGCTGGCGCAGCGCCTGCAGCTGCCGCGCGCCACGGTGTCGCGCATCTGCCGCACGCTGTTCGAGCTGGGCTACCTGGACTGGGACCCCAAGCTCGACAAGTACTTCGTCAGCGCCCAGGTGCTCGCACTGGGCTATCCCTACCTGACCGGGCTGCAGGTGCGACACGTGGCCCGGCCGCTGATGCAGGCCCTGGCCGACCGCATCGAGGGCGCCGTGTCGATGGGGGTGGCGCACCGGCTTGACGTGACCTACCTGCAGTCCTGCACCCACAACGAGGGCACGCCGGCGCGGCCCGGAACCGGTGCCGTGCGCTCGGTGCTCAGCACGGCCATGGGCCGGGCCTACCTGTGCACTTTGTCGAAGGCCCAGTTTGAAAGCCTGATGGCGGCCGCCCGCGAGGAGCGGCCCGAGGAATATGCAGCGTTCTACGACACGCTCTGCCATAACGTGGCGCATTACCCCAAGCGCGGCTTCGCGCTCAACGAGGGCGACGCAGGTATCGGCGTGCACGGCGTGGGTGTCTATTCGCGCATCCACTACCTGAATCGCCCGCTGCTGTTCAATTGCGCGCTGTCCGGCTCCCAGGTGAAGCGCGGAATGATGGAAAAGAAGGTGGCGCCGCTGCTGATGGAGATGGTCCGCTCCATCGAGGCCGCCACTGGCCTGCGGCAATAG
- a CDS encoding CoA-binding protein codes for MVDLNSLLYPRSIAVVGASTQPDKVGGMPIRLLRELGYEGRLYPVNPSAGEVQGLRAYGSLSDIGEPVDLAIVAVPASASQDVMAQLAGNGTRAAVVFTSGFAEAGEAGVRMQDMLARSAQEAGVTLLGPNCLGAMNLRERMFATFSPIPLSGVPPVGEVGLVSQSGAFGAYAYALAREAGLGLSHWVTTGNEAGLQVADVIAWLANDPNTRVILAYIEGCRDGARLRQALDAARAAGKPVVITKVGTTAAGARSAQSHTASLTGEDAVYQAVFDAYGVHRAHTLEAFFRLGYVLSRGRRPALWHCPDGLDASAVTPLAVVTVSGGVGIMMADRAEELGLPLPPMPEAEAEALQTAIPFASTANPIDVTGQVVAQPRVFMDAIAGVARSGAYGCVAAFLAGGANAPRLWPELQQTVATLSEDPKAAPLLLAGIVDDDKRAWLEARGCLVFREPAHAVEATATLARAAAMEGASGAKTPQLPPSFLNADLLRDLPPGATALSEHEAMRLLADVEVPVAPHGLAQDANEAVRIAERLGYPVAVKLCSREILHKSDVGGVALNLADAQAVRDAFARMEGAVARARAENGAPVPFEGVLVARMVRGWGEVMVGVRRDPVFGLVALVGIGGTAVEIFRQTACGLAPLTRERARAMLAESRVAALCQGHRGNPALDLDAAAQVLASVSQLAANLGPRLDTLEINPFIVTTQGLVAADAVVTLRPAGISAP; via the coding sequence ATGGTTGACCTGAATTCCCTGCTGTACCCGCGTTCGATCGCGGTGGTCGGTGCTTCCACCCAGCCGGACAAAGTGGGCGGCATGCCCATCCGGCTGCTGCGCGAACTCGGCTACGAGGGGCGCCTCTATCCGGTCAACCCGTCCGCTGGCGAAGTACAGGGCCTGCGCGCCTACGGTTCGCTGTCAGACATCGGCGAACCCGTGGATCTGGCTATCGTGGCGGTACCGGCCAGCGCCAGCCAGGACGTGATGGCGCAGCTGGCCGGCAACGGCACGCGGGCAGCGGTGGTCTTCACCTCGGGCTTCGCCGAGGCGGGGGAGGCGGGCGTGCGCATGCAGGACATGCTGGCCCGGAGCGCGCAGGAGGCCGGCGTGACGCTGCTTGGGCCCAACTGCCTGGGCGCGATGAACCTGCGCGAGCGCATGTTCGCCACGTTCTCGCCGATCCCGCTCAGCGGCGTGCCGCCGGTCGGCGAAGTGGGCCTGGTCAGCCAGAGCGGCGCCTTCGGGGCCTATGCATACGCCCTGGCGCGCGAAGCGGGCCTGGGCCTGAGCCACTGGGTCACCACCGGCAACGAGGCCGGGTTGCAGGTGGCCGACGTGATCGCATGGCTGGCCAATGACCCGAACACGCGCGTGATCCTCGCCTACATCGAAGGCTGCCGCGACGGCGCGCGCCTGCGCCAGGCGCTGGACGCCGCGCGTGCGGCCGGCAAGCCGGTCGTGATCACCAAGGTCGGGACCACGGCCGCCGGGGCGCGCTCGGCGCAGTCGCACACGGCCAGCCTGACCGGGGAAGATGCGGTGTACCAGGCGGTGTTCGACGCCTACGGCGTGCACCGGGCCCATACGCTGGAGGCGTTCTTTCGGCTGGGCTATGTGTTGTCCAGAGGGCGGCGGCCCGCGCTCTGGCATTGTCCGGACGGCCTCGATGCCAGTGCCGTCACACCGCTCGCGGTCGTCACTGTCTCCGGTGGCGTGGGCATCATGATGGCTGATCGCGCCGAAGAACTGGGTCTGCCGCTGCCGCCCATGCCGGAAGCGGAAGCCGAGGCATTACAAACGGCCATCCCGTTCGCCAGCACCGCCAACCCGATCGACGTGACGGGGCAGGTGGTGGCCCAGCCGCGCGTCTTCATGGACGCTATCGCGGGCGTGGCGCGAAGCGGCGCCTACGGCTGCGTTGCCGCATTCCTGGCCGGGGGCGCCAATGCCCCGCGGCTCTGGCCGGAGCTGCAGCAGACCGTGGCCACGCTGAGCGAAGATCCGAAGGCTGCGCCGCTACTGCTGGCAGGCATCGTCGATGACGATAAACGCGCATGGCTGGAGGCCCGCGGTTGCCTGGTGTTCCGGGAGCCAGCCCATGCGGTGGAAGCCACAGCCACGCTGGCGCGCGCAGCGGCCATGGAAGGCGCCAGCGGAGCCAAGACGCCACAGCTGCCGCCATCTTTCCTGAACGCAGACCTGTTGCGCGATCTCCCGCCTGGTGCCACGGCGCTTTCCGAACATGAGGCCATGCGGCTGCTCGCGGACGTCGAGGTGCCAGTGGCCCCGCACGGACTGGCCCAGGACGCGAATGAGGCGGTGCGAATCGCCGAACGCCTTGGCTATCCCGTGGCGGTCAAGCTGTGCTCGCGCGAGATCCTGCACAAGAGCGATGTGGGCGGCGTGGCCCTCAACCTGGCTGACGCGCAGGCGGTGCGAGACGCTTTTGCCCGGATGGAAGGGGCCGTGGCACGTGCGCGCGCGGAAAACGGCGCCCCGGTGCCTTTCGAAGGCGTTCTGGTGGCCCGCATGGTGCGCGGCTGGGGCGAGGTGATGGTGGGCGTGCGCCGCGACCCGGTGTTCGGGCTGGTGGCACTGGTGGGCATCGGCGGCACGGCCGTCGAGATCTTCCGCCAGACCGCCTGCGGGCTGGCGCCGCTGACGCGTGAACGGGCCCGCGCCATGCTGGCCGAAAGCCGGGTCGCCGCGCTATGCCAAGGGCATCGTGGAAATCCGGCGTTGGACCTGGACGCCGCCGCGCAGGTGCTGGCCAGCGTGTCGCAGCTGGCCGCGAACCTGGGACCGCGGCTGGACACGCTTGAAATCAATCCCTTCATCGTCACCACGCAGGGGCTGGTGGCCGCCGACGCGGTCGTCACGCTCCGCCCGGCCGGTATCAGCGCCCCGTAG